Part of the Prionailurus viverrinus isolate Anna unplaced genomic scaffold, UM_Priviv_1.0 scaffold_45, whole genome shotgun sequence genome, CGCGGGGACGCGGGCCGGGCTGCGGGCGGGCACAGCCCGGGCCCAGGGCAAGGGCGCGGCGCCCTCGgaccggcggcggcggcggcggcggcggcggcggcggcggcggcggaggctcAGGGGCGCGGGGCGGAGGCGGCGGGCGGCCGGGGCGCGCGCAGGGAGCTGCGCCGCATTTTGGAGAAGTATTTATAATGCAGCGGCGCCGGTGCAGTCGCGGCGCCCGGGGTCCCGCAGGGTCCTAGCGTCCACTGCATTGGCTGCCGAGGGTCACCATGTGATCTCGGGGGTGGGAGCAGACACCGCCTCCGCGCCCGCCCGATGGCACACTTGGGCGCTGCGCCGCGGCCGGTGCGGGCGGCCGGCGGGAGTGCGCCTgggcgggggcggcgcggggCAGCCCGGGGCACGACGGAGCGGCCGAGCCCCGCGAGGTGGCCGGGGACGAGCGAGCGCGCGGCCGGGGTTCCCGGCCCGGAGGGGGCGCTCCTCGGGGCTCCTGGCGGGGCTCCTCCCGCCCGGTCCCGGCACCTCCGCGCCGCCACCCCTCCGCGCGAGCCTGGGAGCGTCGGGTCCTGGGGCCGGGCCGTTGGAGCCCGCAGCGCCGCGTCCTCCTCCTCTTCGGCCGCCGGGCTCAGTCACGGAACCATCTCCATCTCCTGCGCCTTTGTCTGAATGCGACGCCCGGCCGGGGTCCTGAGGACCGGAGCCGCGGCTTCCCGGGCCTGGCGCCCCTGGGAACCGGCGCCCGGGGCCACACGGGCTGGACGCGCGGGTGCGCGGTCGGAGCAGGCGCTGATGCCCAGGTCGCTCGCAGCCCCTCGCGTCCGGGCGCAGCTCAGCAACCTTCTGCTCCGACACCGAATTCCCGCAGCGGGCACGGGGGGCGCTGGGCCCGCAGGACCCCTCCCGGCCCGGCCCCCCGCCCTCCTCGGCCCGCGCATGCGCTCCAAGATCTCGGTGcaggtgcggggcggggggggggggggtggttcttgCTGAGTCTCCCCGGTCCCCGCGAGCTCTACCTGCCTGCCGACGCTGCGGGCCGGGGGTGTGATGGTTGGTGAGGGTGAGGGTGCGGGACAGGTAGTCCCAGATCCCCCCTGTAACTCTTTTTGAACCCAGCCCCCCTGCTACTGTGCTCCCCTTGCCCGCGTCCTTTCCCGCGTCGCCCCGCGTTCCCCGCGGTGACCCCGCAGGGCAGCCTAGAGCTGAGTTTACCGCACCCTCAGGGTTGGAGTCGAGACCTAGGGCACCAGGCCTAAGGACCCTCGACCTGCTTTGGGGCCCAGCGAGGCCGCTACGACCACctagaggcagggaaggggactAGCCCTCGCCAGCGTCACGCCAAGGGACCCCCGCAGAGTGGGGAGGACCCTGCACCCAGGAGCTGAACTGGTCCGAGGCCAGGATCGCCAATGCGAGGGCTGTGGCGGGAGGGGGCAAACGGGAAGCCAGCTCACATCATGTTTCCCAGATGCCAGGATTTGTCTGGCGGTTGTCCTCCAGGAGAGGAAAGTGGAGTCATGGAGCCTCTCACAGGAGCACACGGATCCACTCAGAAATCCCTCCGTGTGCTGCCTGAGTGCTGCCGGAAGCTCGGACCAGCCACTGGGGGACCAGGCTCCAGGGTGTCCTGAGGTTGCCCAGGTGGATGGCAGAAGTGTTGCAAAGCCGACACCATTAGCAAGGGGTCCAGGCGGGAAAAACAAGGAATGGAGAGGGGCAGCTGATGCGGCTTCAGAGGAAGGGGTGGTGGAGCTTGGGACTTGAGTCTTGAACACCGTATCAGGGATTTGGGGGACACTGTTGTGCTGTGAtggggccaggaggagggaggaccGGGTCCAGGGTCCAGGAGCTCCTGGGCAGTGCCCTGATCCCTGACCTCTGATCCCAGACTTGGTGTGAAGAGGTCCCTCGGTGCAGAGTGGCCCAGCCCCTGTAGGGCCACAGCCTTTGCTGGCTACCACCCAACCCACCTCACCCCCAGACCCTGGGCCTGAGGctacccctcccctggcccccaaGAGCCAGTGGAGAAAAGGACCTGGACTTCCACTCAGCCTGATTCTGGTGGCCCCTCAGCTCTGCATCTGCAGAGGCTCCTCCCTCCTGGTGGCCCAAGTCCTTgaaagccacccccccccccccccccccgcggagGCCATAATGGCTTGACTAGCCTAGTGCTGCTGCTTCCTGGTCTAGAGGGCCCTGCACAGTGCTGGGAcgaggtggggaggaggcagccaGACTCAGCTTGCAAGGGGCAGAGCTGGACCCCAGGGACAGCCACCTGGAAGGTGTTGGAGAGGTCATGGCCTGGGCTTTAGCACTCTGAGTAGGGGTGGCCTTAAAGGGAAGCCTGCACAGGCTGTAGAGTGCTCCCAGGCCCGCCAATGAGCCCGTTTCCTCCCGGGTGACGTGAGGGTGCCCCCTGTGCACCCTCTGCCCGCATGAGgaacccatttcacagacaaagaAATCAAGGGTCGGCGAGGTCGAGCCAGTCTGTTCTCCCCGCCCATTTTCCCGGGCACCCCTCTGGCTGCTGCTGCCCAGAGTCTCCTCCCCACCCGCAACGCCAAGGCCGCCCCGACCACCTGCAGTCCCACCCCGAGCCCCTTGGGTCTGGACACTGCAGTcagagctgggcaggggcccAAGGGAGGTGGGgcgtgcggggggtggggggggggcagggtgggaccCCTCCCGGACTCCAAAAGCTGCAGGGGGAGGGCGCCAAACACCGGATGGTGCATTAGCAGAATAGTCCTCACCCCAGGTAAAGGGACCCTTGGGTCCATCTGGGGGCAGACCCACGTCCTCCGAGAATGTGGCAAGAGCCAGCCGGTCCCTCCCTGCGGGGGGAGAACTGGGGACTGAGCCTGAAGCTTCGCTGGCAGTCAGAGGTACAGGGGCCTGGGAAGCGACAGAGGTGGGTGGGAGTGCTGGAGGAAGGCCAAGGGGTCTCCAGGGAAGTGAACGAAAAGACCAGGgggtaggaagaaagaaagaagaaaaccagacGAGATGGGAAGTCCGTGTGCAACTGACGGGCGCTGCCCCGGGAGAAAAGGGGGTGGGGCGCAACagtgattattattattgcccCAAGCTAAGGGACTGAGTGCTGAGTGAAGCCCGCCCAGCACCCTGCGTGGACCTCAGTCCCCAGAGCtgcctgggtggggagggaacaAAGCTCCCGACAGGCACCGGTTGCCAGCAGCCGGAGGCAGGTGGACCCAAACTGCTCACGCTCCTCGCCCGAGTTCGTGCCCCAGCACCCGTCCTTCCCTTGCACACAGGTTCAGTGAGTGCCCACCCTCTACTGGGCcctgaaaagaacaaagcccTGTTCTGAGGCTTTCCAATccagtgagggaggagcaggaaATAAACTAATGAAAGAGAGGGACACTGGGACAAACCAACCAAAGGAAGGTGCTGTAAGGGACTCAAGACTGAACAGGTCAAGGAGGAGGCCAAGTGGGTGACTCCATGGAGTGGtgacagcctgtgcaaaggccctgaggtcggAAGGGCCATGAATTGAACACGCAAGCAAAAGCTGTCTTCAGACGGCCCAGCTCAGAAAGTTCGCTTACCACAGTGCTTTCTAGGAAGATACTTGAAGACATGCAACGTGGAGGATGACGCGAGGTCTAGGAGGCAGGGCTCTGAACCAGGGGCTCTACCCCTTCAGGGCAGGCAGTGGGCAGTAGGAGTGCCCAGCTGGCTGGGAGCAGGGGGCCAAGGGCCTGGCAAGGGGCAGAGGAGTGACTTGAAGGTGAGGATGTGACAACGGCAGACAGCACTGAGACGCTGAGGCAACATCAAGCCCAGAAAACACAAAAGCTGTCGTAGAGATACTTCATTTCCAGTTCACTGCTTAGGGGAGAGTCATGTTTACACACAGTCGTGGCAAGTGCTCTTGATGGACTCTGCCTCAGATGCACAGGAAGGCCACGTCCCAGCTCCGGGACGGCTGTTAGCCTCGCAAGACTAAACTTGCAACTTGTCCGTGCCgactctccccacctccactccccgCCACGAAACCTCCATTCAGGCCTTCCCCACCCACAACTGACCCTGTTCTTATCAAGGTCGACAACGACCGGTGTTTGTTCTGTCCAGAACCAGGCCTGGCCCTCGCTTGACCTCAGCAGCACGTGACACGTTGACCCCTCCTTTCTAACCAAAGCCCTCACCTGTCTCAGGGCTCTTCCTGCCTCATGGCTGCCCCCTCTCCTCTGGGGCCCCTCATCTCTCTTCCCTCTTGGCGCTCACCTCTGCTCTGGCCGCCCCCAGGCCACAGGGTCTCGGCCAGCACCTGTGTTCCTGaccttctctccccagcccctttcCCAGGCACATCTACCCAGTTGCTCCCTGGACCTCTCTGTCACCTTGAGGGGTCCAGAACATACCCCAAGACTAGCATGGCAGGCACAGCAGCATCCTGGCCCCTCCACCTGCCACGCCAGGCCCTGTCTGCGGGGCTCGGGCCCCTACTTCCTCCCCAAGGGTGCTCCCAGGAGAGGCTTTCTGAGACAAGCCCTTGGCCGTCCTGATCTTTCACAGTAATAGAAACCCCAATTTGTGCCAGGGCTTGTGGCTGCCCACAAaacacaggatgcccagttaaatttaaattttggataTATGAATAACTTGTAGTATAAATACGTCCGAAATATTGCACGGGACGGCATGCTTCTACTTAAAGAGTACTTACGCTAGAAGCACTTGTACTTTCTACACTGAAAAGTACCCGCCGGTCCCAGATCTGTATTTGCTACATCTGACCACCCAAGCAGAGAACACAGGGTGCATCCCCACCGAAGCCAGCCAACGGAACACCAGCACCCTCTGGGCGGGCCCCGGGGGAAGAGGCACTTGCCTCAGCCACCCCTCTGCTCCATCCTGGGGCCCCAGGACAGAATTCTGATGctatgccccacccccacccccgagtaCCTCGCTCATTTCCAGAATCGAGAGCCGGCCTAAGCTTCAGGTGGCTTCGGCACCCCTTTGTCTTTCCCTGGCCTGCTTTAGAGGCACCGTCGTCGCTGCTAAGGCGGTTACCTCAACCTCCCACCGCGACCAAGGTAGGACTCTGGTTTGCTCACCATGGTCCAGACACCTGCGTGCTCACCTGCAGGCCAGGCACTTGCAGGCGGAAAAGTACTGAGGGCGGAACAGGCCACAGGGTGGGAGCACCGCCTTGAGGAGCTCAGAGGCCCAGAGGGAGGGTCTGAGCGAAAGTGTGCGCACGAACCCTGACAGGGACAAGCTGGGGGTGGAGAGTCGGGAGCCCCTCTCTGGGAGCCGACCGGACCAGAAACCCCCACTCACCTGCCCACCACAGCTGCCAACACACCTGGCCTCCTGCCTGGCACTATTCATGGGTGGGTGACTACGGGCCCGTTACCCACAGGCACAACACTCCTATCCGGATTCCAATTCTCTGGTGCCCGGGAGCTGGGCTCAGGCTATGGGAGGGTCCCAGCAGGCTGGGTGGAGACCGTGGGGACCATGCCGGCCCTCCCTTCCCGGAGGAGCCTtcccggggaggggggctgccctccctctcctggcAGCCACGGCAGGCTAGGCTCCGTGGGGGTCCACGAGCTGGGCCTCCACGGAGCTCCCACCAGAGCCATCCCCAGGACAGTGCAGGGGAGCCCTTGGGGGCTCAGCACCGGGGCAGCTGTTCCAGGGGACCGGGCCAACTTCTGTGATCCCCTGGCCTCAAAACAAGGCCAGGCAGGCAAGGAAGCAGGCCTCTGAAGGCGGACTGGCAGTGGCCACGGTGCCTGTGGGTCCAGGTCCACACGTGTGGCCACGCATGCCCATCTGCTTGGCACCGGCGCTGGTGTGCAGCAGGTGCCCAGTGGGCCTCAGCCCAAATGGGACAGCTGGGGGTCCAAGACCCACAGAGGAGCCCACCCAGGGACGCGGGGGGCGATGCAGGTGGGCTGTGGTGGCCAGAACAGGGAGACAGGACACGGCGTGCTGGGCTGGGCATTTATTGATGAGGGGACAGTGGTGTCTGAGGATCCTCAGCGCCCGGCAGGCCAGCAGGCACACAGGGCCCGGCGCTCGGCCTGCAGCAGGAGGGTCTCCGTCTGCAAAGCAACAAGGGGCGGTGAGGGAGGGCACTTGTACGACTGCTGCCCCCCACCAGCTCCCGTGGGCACTCGGCCCGTTTCCCCCCAAAACCCACAGGCGGTACCCTCTCCACCAGCTCCCCAGACCTcagagccacccccccccccacgccgcCTCCCCACCACTGATTGTCAGACCCTCTGCTCCTGGGTgggcctcctctcctccccactcccctcttcCAGGAGGGAAAGAGACTCTGTGGTTTCCGCCAGCACCGCAgtcctgccctgggccctgcacACGCCGATCCCAGGCCTGGACTACTTCTCACCCGCTCTCCTTCTATGCACATGCCCCTTCCCAGGCTGCCCCCAGCACCGGCCCAGGATGGGCTGGGGGCTGCTGCTCTCAGGAGCCTGGCCTCAGACTCTAGGAGATTCTGGATCCTCAGACCCGGGGGGCAGTCTAGGCTTCAATCTGGGGAACCCTGGGGGGGCTGCCCAGAAAAGGGGATCAGAGTGGGGTCCCCCCTTCTTTCCACTCTTGGACactctcccctttccccagagGAGTACCTATCTCTGTCCTAAGTGAAAACTatcccccccctgccccccgccggACCGAGGGACAGCGAGGACATGGGACAATGTGGGGAGGCTGTGTTCATTCCAGATTTGGGAGGGTGATCCTTGTGCCCTGGGACCCTGTGTGCACACTCGTCCCTCCCCAGGTGAGGCTGGGGAGTGAGGAGCCTCCCAGACCAGACTGCTCTGTCCAACCCTCCCCCACCAAGCAAGCCCTTTCTGACTCCCTGCCCCAGTGTCCCCTCCCCACTGGGTCTCACTGCCCCACGTAGGGAATGCTGAACCGAGGCTGGCGGTGCCCGGTGGGGCTCACAGGGAATAAGGCCGAGaggcctgggggaggagaggcaccCTCCCTCACTGAGGCCGGAAACGGTGTGCCAGACGAGGGCGGGAAGATCCCGGGTGCTGCGGGAggtcctaccccacccccacccccacccccgtccccgcCCTCAGGCAGCACCCTGAGCCAGTGGTCCGGCCAGGCCAGGCCCCCTCCTGGCCAGAGAGGCTCACCCTCGAGTCCAGGCTGTAGGCCGTCTTCCGAAGATCCTGCAGAGCGCGCTGCATGAACTCGAACGCGTGGCAGTCCACGCACGGGCGGCCTACGGAGATGCGCATCAGGGCGGCGAGAACGTGACCCTAGCCCGGTCCCACCCGTGCGTCCCCCACCCAGGGGGTGGCCCGAGCGCCGGACCGCGGCAGGGGCGCCCGGAACAATGGGGAGGCACGGCGCTCCCGCACACCCGGGTGGAGTCACGGCCCCGCGGGGACCCTCCGCGACGCACGTACTCTGCGCGGGGACGGCGCTCCCAGCGGCGGGCTCGGCTCGGGCCTGGGAGCCCAGCAGCGCCACActcaacagcagcagcagcagccacggCGGCAGCGACCTCGGGAGCCTGCACGGAGGCGGGGGGGCCATGGCCGAGCGCAGGGAGCCGGGGCCGCCCTGCAGTAAGGCACAGGGGTCACCCCGACCCGTTCACCCACCTGGGCGACGCCCCCCGCGCCCGCGACCCCTCCCAGCCCGCCCTCACCGGGGTTCACGGACTCCCACCCCGCCCACCCCGGGCCCGCGAACCTCTCCCACCCCGCCCTCACACCGGTTCATGGACCCCCCGCTCCGTCCCATCCCGGGCCACGAACCCCTCCCATTCGGTTCTCACCGGGGCTCAtggaccccacccccccccaccccgcccaccccgGGCCCGCGaacccctcccaccctgccctcacCCGGGCTcatggacaccccccccccaccccgccctcacACCGGTTCATGGACCCCCCGCTCCGTCCCCTCCCGGGCTCGCGAACCCCTCCCATCCGGCTCTCACCGGGGCTCAtggaccccacccccccaccccgcccaccccgGGCCCGCGaaccccccccaccctgcccaccccggGCCCGCGaacccctcccaccctgccctcacCCCAGTTTATGGACCTCCCCATCCtacccccgccccgggcccgtGAACCCCTCACACTTCGACACCCCATTCCCGGGCCTGCGAACCCCTCCTACCCCGCCCTCACCCCCGTTCATGGACCCCCCGCCCCGTCCCTTCCCGGGCTCGCGAACCCCTTCCACCCCGCCCTCAGCTAGGTCCCAAGACCACCCCCCATCTCTGCACCCCGAGCCCGCGACCCGCCCCCCGGGCCCGCGAACGCCCCACCCCGCCCTCACCGCGGTTCAGGGACCCCGCGACAGCAGCGCGGGCGACTCGGGAAGACGTGCCGCGTCGGGCGCGTACCGCGCATGCGCTCCGACCAGACCCCGCCCGGGTCCCCCTTCCGCCGTCGTTGTCATGGGAACCCCGGGACTGCGCGAACCACCAGTTTAAAGGGACCGCGGAAGCTCCAAGACTCTgagttctcagccctggctggaGCTGCGCTTGCAGCCCCCATCAGGCTCACAGGCGTTGGAGTCGGGAGGGCTGCCGGGAGGAGGCGGCATCTGGGCAGAACCTCCAGAGCCACTGCCGGCGGGAACCAAGCTGAGGAAGCGGGAAATTTGCTTCCAGCGGTGCGGGGTCTCGGCGTGTTCCTGGGGCCGATCCTGAGGGTGGGGCTCTATGCACTCTAGGAGCTGGGGAGGCTCCCCGCCGGTCGGTAGGGTCCGGTCGGGTTGGATTGCCCCGGGGAGATCAGGGCCAGGAGCGAGCCAGGCCGTGAGGCGGTGGGGAATCCACGCTCCCAGGTCTTCCCTCTGCCCAGCCTGGCCCCCGACCCTCCCGGCCAGGAAAGAAGCCCGCCGGCCCGCCAGgtccttcctctccaccttcGGTGCACGGACACCTACTTGCCACTCCCCTTCAGCCCGCCTTTCCCAGCCTCCAGGTCCAACCACCTTCcccggctgtgtgacctcggaGGGGTAGCTTGGCTTCTCTGTGCCCTTTTCTCCCTCGTGGAAGCGCAGGGTTGTTGGAAGTAAAGAACCtcgcttgccccccccccccccccagtaggtGCCCGATGCGCGCGGGCTTCAGGTCCTCGCCGGGCGGAGCTGT contains:
- the CUNH4orf48 gene encoding neuropeptide-like protein C4orf48 homolog isoform X2, coding for MAPPPPCRLPRSLPPWLLLLLLSVALLGSQARAEPAAGSAVPAQSRPCVDCHAFEFMQRALQDLRKTAYSLDSRTETLLLQAERRALCACWPAGR
- the CUNH4orf48 gene encoding neuropeptide-like protein C4orf48 homolog isoform X1, which encodes MKWGAKGGPGSLRSAMAPPPPCRLPRSLPPWLLLLLLSVALLGSQARAEPAAGSAVPAQSRPCVDCHAFEFMQRALQDLRKTAYSLDSRTETLLLQAERRALCACWPAGR